A window from Toxoplasma gondii ME49 chromosome IX, whole genome shotgun sequence encodes these proteins:
- a CDS encoding hypothetical protein (encoded by transcript TGME49_266150), producing MRKLSKNPWLQAMVSLHALTHLAGAASRRPTGETGPQDCCGWGKTLVSRGRGHAEDSAPGGSEFEALPISIEASREALFVATDGDPSPAPVLVISDVEKVLRRQKSPSSDTPPKPAPQFSPGLQSRQLADQRYGPQRVRNIPPLGQGMRTGPAAYAPLPPSPPQTVPRFVLGAAGPDDQVVPSLDDRSPSSSSAAHVETERPGTSGLQSPPDERPGPSRLQSPPDERPGPSRLQRHSGGRPGPSGLQGHPSGFQQVSLGTIGIYGDRGSITEGRPSPYFVPSRGRAAPRQVVSLTGSSTDGGRVYQQAPGQGSGGQFPSVSAAFGLVAGPAGPPQVVHGHGGGPVPVFIPANIPGFAGGPPGLQQPVHVSGGGPSPAFSPTYFPGFARGPPGLQQPVHVSGGGPSPAFSPTYFPGFAGGPPGFQQSVNVSGGGPSPAFSPTYFPGFARGPPGLQQPVHVSGGGPSPAFSPTYFPGFAGGPPGFQQSVNVSGGGPSPAFSPTYFPGFARGPPSFQQSVNVSGGGPSPTFSPMHFHGFVRQSLGRQQPLDPSGGDASPSVIPMDASGIAGGPPGSRQESESQHGPASAPAAPAPQARGVSSWSGVSSLPGPSARGPRPFVPRGAPLGYAPSRLPPAPPIEPPWLPGALNPDRPRPRRRRQEMAPLVLDDIAVPGAGSGGPEDPDPLGILGPSVRPPPPVRQPPPSAHPFLPGMGGMQGLPFGFAESQYNLLSDIRRTMENRRQTQFRGMASPPAPPRLSLPEGIPVNPFSHLEEPYQPEPPAVGQRLDVIPSAAPLPEPTRRGVVRAQLRSLNLHRSQSMEDQVVPGPETIRDSILRAYGVDQNSVRLLYNRGGWHLQSDLYVTVPVAGRASQLALLTDRAVPNPEGFSSDED from the coding sequence ATGAGGAAGCTTTCCAAAAATCCCTGGCTCCAGGCCATGGTATCTCTGCACGCCTTGACTCACCTCGCTGGTGCGGCCTCGCGGAGGCCAACTGGTGAAACCGGTCCTCAGGACTGCTGTGGATGGGGGAAAACTTTAGTAAGCAGAGGTCGTGGACACGCAGAGGACAGCGCGCCTGGTGGTTCAGAGTTTGAGGCGCTTCCGATAAGCATCGAGGCGAGTAGAGAAGCGTTGTTTGTAGCAACAGATGGGGATCCCAGTCCGGCCCCCGTTCTGGTTATTTCCGACGTGGAGAAGGTGCTCCGGAGGCAGAAATCGCCTTCTTCCGATACTCCGCCCAAGCCAGCACCTCAGTTCTCTCCTGGACTCCAGTCTCGGCAGCTAGCTGACCAACGGTATGGGCCGCAACGCGTCCGCAACATCCCACCGTTAGGACAAGGAATGAGGACAGGTCCAGCTGCATATGCTCCACTTCCTCCATCTCCGCCACAGACCGTTCCTCGTTTCGTGTTAGGAGCTGCGGGTCCCGACGACCAGGTTGTTCCCTCACTTGATGACAGGTCTCCTTCATCGTCGAGCGCCGCACACGTTGAGACTGAGCGTCCAGGAACATCGGGGTTACAAAGTCCCCCTGATGAACGTCCAGGACCATCGAGGTTACAAAGTCCTCCAGATGAACGTCCAGGACCATCGAGGTTACAACGTCACTCAGGTGGACGTCCAGGGCCATCGGGATTACAAGGTCATCCAAGTGGTTTTCAACAAGTGAGTCTCGGGACTATCGGCATttacggagacagaggaagtATCACTGAGGGTAGACCCTCCCCATATTTCGTACCTTCCAGGGGACGAGCTGCGCCAAGACAGGTGGTCTCTCTCACGGGCTCCAGCACGGACGGGGGGCGGGTCTACCAGCAAGCACCCGGACAAGGCAGTGGAGGTCAGTTTCCCAGTGTGAGCGCCGCCTTTGGCCTCGTCGCGGGTCCCGCTGGTCCACCACAAGTTGTGCATGGACATGGGGGTGGCCCCGTACCCGTTTTCATTCCGGCGAATATCCCTGGATTCGCGGGAGGTCCCCCTGGTCTGCAACAGCCTGTGCACGTAAGCGGTGGTGGTCCTTCACCAGCTTTCAGTCCGACGTATTTCCCTGGATTCGCGAGAGGCCCCCCTGGTCTGCAACAGCCTGTGCACGTAAGCGGTGGTGGTCCTTCACCAGCTTTCAGTCCGACGTATTTCCCTGGATTCGCTGGAGGCCCCCCTGGTTTTCAGCAATCTGTGAATGTAAGCGGTGGTGGTCCTTCACCAGCTTTCAGTCCGACGTATTTCCCTGGATTCGCGAGAGGCCCCCCTGGTCTGCAACAGCCTGTGCACGTAAGCGGTGGTGGTCCTTCACCAGCTTTCAGTCCGACGTATTTCCCTGGATTCGCTGGAGGCCCCCCTGGTTTTCAGCAATCTGTGAATGTAAGCGGTGGTGGTCCTTCACCAGCTTTCAGTCCGACGTATTTCCCTGGATTCGCGAGAGGCCCCCCTAGTTTTCAGCAATCTGTGAATGTAAGCGGTGGTGGTCCTTCACCTACTTTCAGTCCGATGCATTTCCATGGATTCGTGAGACAGTCCCTAGGTCGTCAGCAACCTCTGGATCCAAGCGGTGGTGACGCTTCACCCTCTGTCATACCGATGGATGCCTCTGGAATCGCGGGAGGGCCTCCAGGTTCTCGACAAGAATCTGAGAGCCAACATGGGCCAGCAAGCGCTCCGGCGGCGCCAGCCCCCCAAGCAAGGGGGGTGTCAAGCTGGAGCGGGGTGTCTTCTTTACCAGGACCCTCCGCCAGGGGGCCTCGTCCATTTGTCCCTCGTGGCGCGCCCTTGGGTTATGCGCCTTCACGGCTTCCACCTGCTCCACCGATTGAGCCGCCGTGGCTTCCGGGGGCACTTAACCCTGATCGACCTCGACCCCGTCGACGGCGCCAGGAAATGGCGCCTCTTGTGCTTGATGACATTGCTGTACCAGGAGCGGGTTCGGGAGGTCCTGAAGATCCAGATCCTCTCGGTATTCTAGGTCCTTCAGTTCGTCCGCCTCCTCCAGTTCGTCAACCTCCCCCTTCTGCTCACCCATTTTTACCGGGTATGGGGGGAATGCAGGGGCTGCCATTCGGATTTGCAGAGAGTCAGTACAACCTTCTTAGCGACATTCGACGTACGATGGAAAACCGTAGGCAAACGCAATTTAGGGGGATGGCAAGTCCTCCGGCCCCGCCCCGATTGAGTCTCCCGGAGGGGATTCCTGTCAACCCTTTCTCTCATCTGGAGGAGCCGTATCAACCTGAGCCACCAGCAGTTGGACAGAGATTGGACGTGATTCCATCGGCGGCGCCTCTTCCGGAACCTACGCGAAGGGGAGTTGTTCGAGCGCAACTGAGGTCACTGAACCTCCACCGCTCCCAAAGTATGGAAGACCAGGTTGTTCCCGGGCCGGAAACTATTCGAGACTCGATTTTACGTGCCTACGGGGTCGATCAAAAttctgttcgtcttctctacAATCGTGGTGGATGGCATCTGCAATCTGATCTTTACGTTACTGTGCCGGTGGCTGGGCGTGCTTCTCAGTTGGCTCTGCTGACCGATAGAGCAGTTCCCAACCCGGAGGGGTTCTCGTCGGACGAGGACTAG
- a CDS encoding hypothetical protein (encoded by transcript TGME49_266260~Signal peptide predicted by SignalP 2.0 HMM (probability 0.529) with cleavage site probability 0.191 at residue 20): MPTSILRRVACAALSLPQRAAPLKAKKPVVKKNVKKDSGGLPKHLTRYLPFVPTSLVHETTSFLHDATKLRALLALIFSPCKPEASVADELASPAARLEFQQEKERYHAIRDQHTDCYRRHESAAAASMWRAIEALPSDLYEEAVQSVTFAPPYENEPPPPDPSELRPGKNASTETQAASAGQQPSAASRGSSVRTLAGPGAAGEAASQPEHGFYHERFAFPRALMFHEMYGEQIFQSLSQLERRKLQVFMNLMHVRYPHAELKRDKPALFWLPERQVLSRQREGAHKRKGAK, translated from the exons ATGCCGACATCGATTCTGAGGCGAGTGGCTTGCGCGGCGCTTTCCCTCCCGCAGCGCGCTGCTCCTCTCAAGGCCAAGAAGCCGGTGGTGAAGAAGAACGTGAAAAA GGATTCGGGGGGGCTGCCAAAGCACCTGACGCGTTACTTGCCGTTTGTCCCCACCTCGTTGGTGCATGAAACGACGAGCTTCCTGCACGACGCCACTAAACTTCGCGCGCTGCTGGCTTTGATTTTTTCCCCATGTAAACCTGAGGCTTCTGTCGCCGACGAGCTGGCTTCTCCCGCAGCCCGACTCGAATTccaacaagaaaaagagcgatACCACGCTATCCGCGAT CAACACACCGACTGTTATCGGCGCCACGAGAGTGCTGCGGCGGCGTCGATGTGGCGTGCGATTGAGGCGCTTCCCTCAGACCTTTACGAAGAAGCAGTGCAGTCTGTCACATTTGCTCCGCCATATGAGAACGAACCGCCGCCTCCGGATCCGAGTGAGCTGCGGCCTGGAAAGAACGCAAGCACTGAGACGCAGGCCGCCAGTGCTGGGCAACAGCCGAGCGCCGCGTCGAGGGGCTCTAGTGTGCGTACACTCGCGGGGCCTGGCGCAGCCGGAGAGGCGGCGAGTCAGCCGGAGCACGGATTCTACCACGAAAGGTTCGCGTTCCCGAGGGCCCTCATGTTCCACGAAATGTACGGCGAGCAGATCTTCCAGTCGCTCTCGCAACTCGAGCGGAGGAAACTGCAG GTCTTCATGAACTTGATGCATGTGCGGTATCCTCACGCGGAACTGAAGCGCGACAAACCGGCTCTGTTCTGGCTGCCGGAGAGACAGGTTCTCAGCCGGCAGCGCGAGGGTGCGCACAAACGGAAAGGCGCCAAATGA